A stretch of Corallococcus exiguus DNA encodes these proteins:
- a CDS encoding sigma 54-interacting transcriptional regulator gives MTDDTLSAEHAPSAEGGTGAAALVLAYTRNAFIGDERHGLANGSTLLGRGAPLFSRVALDDARLSRGHARIERVEGSWFVEDLGSHNGTRLNGRQLTGRAPLAWGDVLRMGDTLFVFAEASEAPNDKQRIDGLVGRSAALTRLHRDLERAARYEQSVLILGETGTGKEVVARALHELSGRAGPFIALNCGGVAESVLDSELFGHVRGAFTGAAASRDGLLREAHGGTLFLDELGEMPPMLQVKLLRVLETRQVRALGGTQELPIDVRVLAATHRDLVSQVNEAAFRADLYARLVQWRLLMPPLRERREDIAPLARHLLGRMKAEARPIDVGLAEALLLHDWPLNVRGLLNVLSIAVIASDGGPLKLGMQVEHELKAERRMLTARTLAPTSAEEGSSQPPAPRPARAIEATPLELETHLRAHQGKVAEVARHLGCSRQQVYRWIEDFGLELDHYRVPPPRPG, from the coding sequence ATGACCGACGACACCCTCAGCGCCGAGCACGCGCCCTCTGCTGAAGGCGGAACTGGAGCGGCGGCGCTCGTCCTTGCCTATACGCGGAACGCGTTCATCGGGGATGAGCGGCATGGGCTTGCAAACGGCTCGACGCTCCTGGGGCGTGGCGCACCACTCTTCTCCCGGGTCGCCCTGGACGACGCCCGGCTCTCCCGTGGCCATGCGCGCATCGAACGCGTCGAGGGGAGCTGGTTCGTCGAAGACCTGGGAAGCCACAATGGAACCCGTCTCAATGGACGACAGCTCACGGGACGCGCCCCCCTCGCGTGGGGGGATGTCCTTCGAATGGGGGACACGCTGTTTGTCTTCGCCGAGGCCTCCGAGGCCCCGAATGACAAACAGCGTATCGACGGACTGGTGGGCAGGAGCGCGGCGCTGACGCGGCTCCACCGCGACCTGGAGCGGGCGGCGCGGTATGAGCAGTCGGTGCTCATCCTGGGCGAAACCGGGACGGGCAAGGAGGTCGTGGCGCGCGCGCTCCATGAACTGAGCGGCCGCGCGGGGCCCTTCATCGCGCTCAACTGCGGTGGCGTCGCGGAGAGCGTGCTGGACAGCGAGCTGTTCGGGCATGTGCGCGGCGCGTTCACTGGCGCGGCGGCCTCCCGGGACGGGCTTCTGCGCGAGGCGCATGGAGGCACGCTGTTCCTGGACGAGCTGGGGGAGATGCCTCCCATGCTCCAGGTCAAGCTGCTCCGCGTGCTGGAGACGCGGCAGGTCCGCGCCCTGGGAGGAACGCAGGAGCTCCCCATCGACGTGCGGGTGCTCGCGGCCACCCACCGGGACCTCGTCTCCCAGGTGAACGAGGCCGCCTTCCGCGCGGACCTCTACGCGAGGCTCGTCCAGTGGCGCCTCCTGATGCCTCCCTTGCGCGAGCGCCGCGAGGACATCGCGCCGCTCGCGCGCCACCTCCTCGGCCGCATGAAGGCCGAAGCCCGGCCCATCGACGTGGGCCTCGCCGAGGCACTGCTCCTGCATGACTGGCCGCTCAACGTGCGAGGCCTGCTCAACGTGCTCTCCATCGCGGTCATCGCTTCGGACGGAGGACCGCTGAAACTGGGGATGCAGGTGGAGCACGAGCTGAAGGCGGAGCGACGGATGCTGACGGCCAGGACTCTCGCGCCGACGTCAGCGGAGGAGGGGTCCTCCCAGCCTCCTGCTCCGCGTCCGGCGCGCGCCATCGAAGCCACCCCCCTGGAGTTGGAGACCCACCTGCGCGCGCACCAGGGAAAGGTCGCGGAGGTCGCCCGGCACCTCGGGTGCTCGCGGCAGCAGGTGTATCGGTGGATCGAGGACTTCGGGCTCGAGCTGGACCACTACCGCGTCCCCCCGCCGCGTCCCGGTTGA
- a CDS encoding ADYC domain-containing protein, whose protein sequence is MRSLLPLSMMALMAALSGQDCAVLIASGPRAQASRAATLPQPEHVNPQAPSPTGWAGVDGGSVFFRKRFDGVVGIWTGSDERPYRITEVPPVDPCLPAVLQDAGARLKLYTVTDVALNRNVCAGKGYRTQNPNECSPDAGDFYQGKAVIIPGCWMPDGGFNDGGGDAPCFTASCTTGAVGVCAHWGYLPDQEWEGGPPLARLFQACVRAARADYNGDGEPFTCQGTYVDFVDGHGIQTQDTFDGGGLPPLLFEAAWNEQGALPFGVMPGGGSCLRPRYAPAPLSSIHGAPGARLKASYDCQQPGKAGTPLREYFDGGVPFLLLTQTWKNEYCVTDDGSGGGLRTRCPACGGDPLGPKTCEGGNCAFPPMP, encoded by the coding sequence ATGCGTTCTCTGCTTCCCCTGTCGATGATGGCCTTGATGGCGGCGCTGAGCGGCCAGGACTGTGCCGTGCTCATCGCATCCGGGCCGCGGGCCCAGGCCTCCCGCGCGGCCACGCTCCCGCAGCCGGAGCACGTCAACCCTCAGGCGCCAAGCCCTACCGGCTGGGCTGGAGTCGATGGCGGCAGCGTCTTCTTCCGGAAACGGTTCGACGGCGTCGTCGGCATCTGGACGGGCAGCGATGAGCGGCCCTATCGAATCACCGAGGTCCCGCCCGTGGACCCGTGCCTGCCCGCGGTCCTTCAAGACGCGGGCGCCAGGCTCAAGCTCTATACCGTGACCGATGTCGCCCTGAACCGCAACGTCTGCGCCGGCAAGGGCTATCGCACGCAGAACCCCAATGAATGCTCACCGGACGCGGGCGACTTCTATCAAGGGAAGGCCGTGATCATCCCCGGCTGCTGGATGCCGGATGGAGGCTTCAACGACGGAGGCGGCGACGCGCCCTGTTTCACGGCGAGCTGCACGACGGGCGCGGTCGGCGTCTGCGCGCACTGGGGCTACCTCCCGGATCAGGAGTGGGAGGGAGGCCCCCCGCTCGCGCGGCTGTTCCAGGCGTGTGTGCGGGCCGCGCGCGCCGACTACAACGGTGACGGCGAGCCCTTCACGTGCCAGGGCACCTACGTCGACTTCGTCGATGGCCATGGCATCCAGACCCAGGACACCTTCGACGGCGGAGGGCTCCCGCCGCTGCTCTTCGAGGCCGCCTGGAACGAGCAAGGCGCCCTGCCCTTCGGGGTGATGCCAGGCGGGGGAAGTTGTCTGCGGCCGCGTTACGCCCCCGCCCCCCTCTCGAGCATCCACGGGGCGCCAGGAGCGCGCCTGAAGGCGAGCTACGACTGCCAGCAGCCCGGCAAGGCGGGGACCCCCTTGAGGGAGTACTTCGATGGGGGCGTGCCCTTCCTGTTGCTGACCCAGACCTGGAAGAACGAGTACTGCGTCACGGACGATGGGTCGGGGGGCGGGCTCCGCACCCGTTGTCCCGCGTGCGGCGGGGATCCCCTCGGGCCGAAAACCTGTGAGGGTGGGAACTGCGCGTTTCCTCCAATGCCTTGA
- a CDS encoding sodium:solute symporter, protein MTGLDWLVLGGTIAFIVVWGLWKSRGQATSDEYMRGGRELRWPTIGLAVMATQASAVTFLSVPGQAYEDGMRFVQFYFGLPFAMIIISAVFVPIYYRLNVITAYEYLESRFDLKTRLLGAFLFLIQRGLAAGITLYAPAIILSTILGWPLEPTVIVMGALVILYTVTGGSRAVSQTQKQQMVVMMGGMVVAAAVILWRLPEHVSFGKAVDVAGAFGRMNVVSFDFDMQDRYNFWSGITGGLFLSLSYFGTDQSQVGRYLTGRSISESRLGLLFNGVLKIPMQFFILFVGILVFVFYQFSTPPLLFNDALRTRVQGTAQAAEYADLEAKWEQVQSGKRAEVERYLSAVESGDVAAGEASRALLQGAQRQASEVRKEAKAMVARALPGAETKDSDYIFIAFVKRWLPSGLFGLLIAVILSAAMSSIASELTALGTTTTVDFYRRVFRPGASDRQVLVASKLFTVFWGLVAVAFATFASLLDNLIQAINILGSIFYGTVLGLFLVAFFVKHVRGHAVFAAAVISQATVIALFFLSDVGYLWFNVIGCALVVVLSLVMQGVLPRGETPVPATGA, encoded by the coding sequence GTGACGGGGCTCGACTGGCTGGTCCTGGGCGGGACGATTGCGTTCATCGTGGTGTGGGGCCTCTGGAAGTCCCGGGGGCAGGCCACCAGCGACGAGTACATGCGTGGAGGCCGTGAGCTGCGGTGGCCCACCATTGGCCTGGCCGTCATGGCCACGCAAGCAAGCGCCGTCACCTTCCTCTCCGTCCCCGGGCAGGCCTACGAGGACGGGATGCGCTTCGTGCAGTTCTATTTCGGGCTGCCGTTCGCGATGATCATCATCAGCGCGGTCTTCGTGCCCATCTACTACCGGCTGAACGTCATCACCGCGTACGAGTACCTGGAGTCGCGATTCGACCTGAAGACGCGGCTCTTGGGCGCCTTCCTCTTCCTCATCCAGCGCGGGCTGGCCGCGGGCATCACCCTCTACGCGCCGGCCATCATCCTCTCCACCATCCTCGGTTGGCCGCTGGAGCCCACGGTCATCGTCATGGGCGCGCTCGTCATCCTCTACACGGTGACGGGAGGCTCCAGGGCGGTGAGCCAGACGCAGAAGCAGCAGATGGTGGTGATGATGGGCGGCATGGTGGTGGCCGCGGCGGTCATCCTCTGGCGCCTGCCGGAGCACGTGTCGTTCGGCAAGGCGGTGGACGTCGCCGGCGCGTTCGGCCGGATGAACGTGGTGAGCTTCGACTTCGACATGCAGGACCGCTACAACTTCTGGTCCGGCATCACGGGAGGTCTGTTCCTGTCACTGTCTTACTTCGGCACGGACCAGTCCCAGGTGGGTCGCTACCTGACGGGCCGCTCCATCTCCGAGAGCCGGCTGGGGCTGCTCTTCAACGGCGTGCTGAAGATCCCGATGCAGTTCTTCATCCTCTTCGTCGGGATTCTCGTCTTCGTCTTCTACCAGTTCAGCACGCCGCCGCTGCTCTTCAACGACGCGCTGCGCACCCGCGTGCAGGGCACGGCGCAGGCGGCCGAGTACGCCGACCTGGAAGCGAAGTGGGAGCAGGTCCAGTCCGGCAAGCGCGCGGAGGTGGAGCGCTACCTGTCGGCCGTCGAGTCGGGCGACGTGGCGGCCGGCGAGGCGTCACGGGCGCTGCTCCAGGGCGCACAGCGGCAGGCGAGCGAGGTCCGCAAGGAGGCCAAGGCCATGGTGGCGCGCGCGCTTCCGGGCGCGGAGACAAAGGACTCGGACTACATCTTCATCGCCTTCGTGAAGCGCTGGTTGCCCAGCGGGCTGTTCGGGTTGCTCATCGCCGTCATCCTGTCCGCGGCCATGAGCTCCATCGCCAGCGAGCTGACGGCGTTGGGGACCACCACGACGGTGGACTTCTACCGGCGGGTGTTCCGGCCCGGCGCCTCGGACCGGCAGGTGCTGGTGGCGTCCAAGCTGTTCACCGTGTTCTGGGGGCTGGTCGCGGTGGCCTTCGCGACCTTCGCTTCGCTGCTGGACAACCTCATCCAGGCCATCAACATCCTGGGCTCCATCTTCTACGGCACGGTGCTGGGCCTCTTCCTGGTGGCCTTCTTCGTGAAGCACGTGCGCGGCCATGCCGTGTTCGCGGCGGCCGTCATCTCCCAGGCGACGGTGATTGCCCTCTTCTTCCTCTCCGACGTGGGCTACCTCTGGTTCAACGTCATCGGCTGTGCGCTGGTGGTGGTGCTGAGCCTGGTGATGCAGGGCGTCCTGCCGCGCGGTGAGACGCCGGTCCCGGCGACGGGGGCCTGA
- a CDS encoding PIG-L family deacetylase, with amino-acid sequence MRNLLLGMMLAMSLGFGSTAVARPARQLHAGEIAAGLKRLGVTGSVLYVAAHPDDENTRLLAWLVGERGLRAGYLSVTRGDGGQNLIGTEQGALLGLIRTHELLAARSVDGAEQLFTRARDFGYSKSAEETLRIWGHEAVLADVVLAIRRFQPDVIITRFTTEPPNHGHHTASALLAAEAFIAAADPKRFPEQLSEVKPWKADRLLQNASSWSFKPDEDLSRYVKLEVGGYDALLGRSWGEVAAESRSQHKSQGFGQAADRGPAAEYFTPLAGTLPKREVFEGLDFSWKRWTGSEAVSRAVAAATKAFDARAPHRSLPALVRVHEALTALPDTHPWKAPKLREVEALIAHCAGLFLEVRAAAPTGIPGLPVALDVVALNRSPAAVEWVGLTLPGGKPEAVGKALAANVPLKLSRTVTLPATAPISTPYWLREPVTGGLYTLKGEDRALTGQPEGVPALSVAFEYQVAGRRFRAVRPVVHAWTDPVRGELYRDFEVVPPVTATLAQDVLMFPNGESRAVPVELAAGMDQVPGTVRMVAPPGWRVEPASVEFKLAARGDERTVTFHVTPPPGATQEGALSVEVDVGDRAWSWSARPVSHPHIPPLTVRQPSTATGVPFSLAMKGKRIGYIPGPGDRVAESLSAVGYDVTLLPEERLAREPLERFDAILVGVRAFNANTHLAVHRERLLQYVEGGGRLVVQYNTNSRVGPLTSFVGPYPLEIGRDRVTDETAAMTPVRANEPLLRAPNALTAADFEGWVQERGLYFASSWDARYQPVFAMHDAGEAPLQGALLVARHGKGTFIYTGLAFFRQLPAGVPGAYRLLANILSP; translated from the coding sequence ATGCGGAACCTGCTCCTCGGAATGATGCTGGCCATGAGCCTTGGATTCGGGTCGACGGCGGTGGCGCGGCCAGCCCGGCAGCTCCACGCGGGTGAAATCGCGGCGGGCCTGAAGCGGCTCGGAGTGACGGGCAGTGTGCTCTATGTCGCGGCCCACCCGGACGACGAGAACACGCGCCTGCTCGCATGGCTGGTGGGAGAACGCGGCCTGCGCGCGGGTTACCTGTCCGTGACGCGTGGGGATGGTGGGCAGAACCTCATCGGCACCGAGCAGGGCGCCCTGCTCGGGCTGATCCGCACGCATGAGTTGCTCGCCGCGCGGAGTGTGGACGGCGCGGAGCAGCTCTTCACGCGGGCGCGGGACTTCGGTTATTCGAAGAGCGCGGAAGAGACGCTGCGCATCTGGGGACATGAAGCGGTGCTGGCGGATGTGGTGCTCGCCATCCGGCGCTTCCAGCCGGACGTCATCATCACCCGCTTCACCACGGAGCCTCCGAACCACGGCCACCACACGGCCTCCGCGCTGCTGGCGGCGGAGGCCTTCATCGCCGCCGCCGACCCGAAGCGCTTTCCCGAGCAGTTGTCCGAGGTGAAGCCGTGGAAGGCGGACCGCCTGCTGCAGAACGCCTCCTCATGGTCGTTCAAGCCCGATGAGGACCTGTCCCGCTACGTGAAGCTGGAGGTGGGCGGCTACGACGCGTTGCTCGGGCGTTCGTGGGGCGAGGTCGCCGCGGAGAGCCGCAGCCAACACAAGAGCCAGGGCTTCGGCCAGGCCGCGGACCGGGGCCCCGCCGCCGAGTACTTCACGCCGCTGGCGGGGACGCTTCCGAAGCGCGAGGTGTTCGAGGGGCTCGACTTCTCCTGGAAGCGTTGGACGGGCTCGGAGGCGGTGTCCCGCGCGGTGGCCGCCGCGACGAAGGCGTTCGATGCGCGCGCCCCCCACCGCTCCCTGCCCGCGCTCGTCCGCGTCCACGAGGCGCTGACCGCGCTGCCTGACACCCACCCGTGGAAGGCGCCCAAGCTGCGTGAGGTGGAGGCGCTCATCGCCCACTGCGCGGGGCTGTTCCTGGAGGTGCGCGCCGCCGCGCCCACGGGCATCCCGGGGCTGCCCGTGGCGTTGGACGTGGTGGCGCTGAACCGCTCGCCCGCCGCCGTCGAGTGGGTGGGGCTGACACTGCCAGGCGGGAAACCCGAGGCCGTGGGGAAGGCGCTGGCCGCGAACGTGCCCCTGAAGCTGTCGCGCACGGTGACGCTGCCGGCGACGGCGCCCATCTCCACGCCCTACTGGCTCCGGGAGCCTGTCACCGGAGGGCTCTACACGCTCAAGGGCGAGGACCGCGCGCTCACCGGCCAGCCAGAGGGCGTTCCCGCGCTGTCGGTGGCGTTCGAGTACCAGGTCGCGGGCCGGCGCTTCCGCGCGGTGCGTCCGGTGGTCCACGCCTGGACGGACCCGGTGCGCGGCGAACTCTACCGTGACTTCGAGGTCGTCCCGCCCGTCACCGCCACGCTGGCGCAGGACGTGCTCATGTTCCCCAACGGCGAGTCCCGTGCCGTGCCGGTGGAGCTGGCCGCGGGGATGGACCAGGTGCCGGGCACGGTGCGGATGGTGGCGCCGCCCGGCTGGCGCGTGGAGCCCGCGTCGGTCGAGTTCAAGCTCGCGGCGCGCGGAGACGAGCGCACCGTCACCTTCCATGTCACGCCGCCCCCGGGCGCGACGCAGGAGGGAGCCCTCTCCGTGGAGGTCGACGTGGGGGACCGCGCCTGGTCGTGGAGTGCCCGTCCCGTGTCCCATCCCCACATCCCGCCGTTGACGGTGCGCCAGCCCTCCACGGCCACGGGGGTGCCGTTCTCCCTGGCCATGAAGGGCAAGCGCATTGGCTACATCCCCGGTCCGGGCGACCGCGTCGCGGAGAGCCTGAGCGCGGTGGGCTACGACGTGACGCTGCTCCCCGAGGAGCGGCTGGCCCGGGAGCCGCTGGAGCGCTTCGACGCCATCCTCGTGGGCGTGCGCGCCTTCAACGCCAACACGCACCTGGCCGTCCACCGGGAGCGGCTGCTCCAGTACGTGGAAGGCGGCGGGCGGCTGGTGGTGCAGTACAACACCAACAGCCGCGTGGGGCCGCTCACGTCCTTCGTCGGGCCCTATCCGCTGGAGATTGGCCGCGACCGGGTGACGGATGAGACGGCGGCGATGACTCCCGTGCGGGCCAATGAACCGCTGCTGCGCGCGCCCAATGCGCTGACGGCCGCGGACTTCGAGGGCTGGGTGCAGGAGCGTGGCCTCTACTTCGCGTCGTCGTGGGACGCCCGCTATCAGCCCGTGTTCGCCATGCACGATGCCGGCGAGGCGCCGCTCCAGGGCGCGCTGCTGGTCGCGCGTCATGGCAAGGGCACCTTCATCTACACGGGCCTCGCCTTCTTCCGTCAGCTCCCCGCCGGGGTTCCCGGCGCCTACCGCCTGTTGGCCAACATCCTTTCTCCATGA
- a CDS encoding bifunctional serine/threonine-protein kinase/formylglycine-generating enzyme family protein, translating into MSASGPEGWEPPPAFDEYRLIRLLGQGGMGRVYLAEDTALQRRVAIKFIGAERSGPGQRDRLLAEARALARLRHPNVVTVYRVSEVGSHPYLVQEFLPGDSLGSLSTPLPPERVLAIALGLGRGLAAAHRAQVLHRDVKPDNVMVLPDGEVKLVDFGLALSWTAAPEDAAPAARRNVPIAGTRGYMAPEALRGEPPGPRGDVYGLGMVLHELLAGHRPFDELTASGSVDEPRAPEARAPNPEPEPSGSGLGVRLRAIILRCLEYDPARRFASADTLCAELERLKEDGAPVPVPPGNPYRGLQAFEAEHRGFFFGRGAEIRAIHERLRAQALVLVAGDSGVGKSSLCRAGVAPLVTQAGLEDGCAYTVLSLMPGRRPLTALVAAVASRLGLSEETLAAQVRREPAAMARTLRAAGPMRGTLLFIDQLEELFTQSEPDEASAFTQVLGHLAILARGVRTLATVRGDYFTRLAALPGLEDEVARALFLVKPLGPEGTREAVVGPARVTGVAFETEALVDTLVASSAHAPGGLPILQFTLAELWDARDRVTQHIREASLEALGGVAGALGRHADGALAALAPDARLAARGLLLRLISPEGARVRRTTGELGAETSANRIALEALVRARLVVVRQDGESHVHEVAHEALLAGWSTLRGWLEAAHQERQLLERVRLAAAGWERADRPASALWSRRELDVVTAAGNLALTRREAAFLKASRRALRRTFARRLGLALALPLTAMVAGGTAWLKGRHALERTVQEHLDEARASITEARAHHSAAKASRADAFQTWDARGERALTGAPAVAEGGPPEETWAEARKSDGRADEAYQRATQALDTALLLDGSRREARGLLAEVLIRRMELAEWFFRPGQRREALRRLASLDDDGTGQRQLLAPPVLDLATEPPGAEVLLQHDTGVPGAPRLSEGISLGPTPIASHALATGPGSYVLTFQAPGLTRAVLPVVLASGENLQARIPLPRAADVPEGFVYVPPGRFLFGSSDDEALRREFLQAPPLRQVTTGGYLIARHEVTFAEWLAFLEALPPDERRRRTPGVRSTAGALALTRETAGWRLMLQPTQHPLSASSGEPIRYPGRAHRAVQDWLRFPISAISLEDARAYLAWLDRSGRVPGARLCSEYEWERAARGADARLFPMGDLLAPDDANFDETYGRQPLGFGPDEVGAHPASASPFGVMDLAGNVIEWVRSVREPGEAVARGGSWYYDRISNRSNSRMPNEPSSRDIRIGLRVCAPAPVPRHAP; encoded by the coding sequence TTGAGCGCCTCCGGCCCGGAGGGCTGGGAGCCTCCCCCAGCGTTCGACGAGTACCGCCTCATCCGCCTGCTGGGCCAGGGGGGAATGGGCCGCGTCTACCTGGCTGAAGACACGGCACTCCAGCGGAGGGTCGCCATCAAGTTCATCGGCGCTGAGCGGTCCGGCCCGGGCCAGCGCGACCGGCTCCTCGCCGAAGCCCGGGCGCTCGCCCGCCTCCGCCATCCGAACGTGGTGACGGTGTACCGGGTCTCGGAAGTGGGCTCCCACCCCTATCTGGTGCAGGAGTTCCTGCCCGGTGACTCCCTGGGGAGCCTGTCCACGCCGCTCCCCCCGGAGCGGGTCCTGGCCATCGCGCTGGGACTGGGACGGGGACTGGCCGCCGCGCACCGCGCGCAGGTGCTCCACCGCGACGTCAAACCAGACAACGTCATGGTGCTTCCAGATGGCGAGGTGAAGCTCGTCGACTTCGGGCTCGCCCTCTCCTGGACGGCGGCTCCGGAGGACGCCGCGCCCGCGGCCCGGCGCAACGTCCCAATCGCAGGCACGCGCGGGTACATGGCGCCGGAGGCTTTGCGTGGCGAACCGCCCGGCCCGCGGGGAGACGTCTATGGCCTGGGCATGGTGCTTCATGAACTGCTGGCGGGCCATCGCCCCTTCGACGAGCTCACCGCGAGCGGATCGGTGGACGAACCCAGGGCCCCCGAAGCGCGCGCACCCAACCCGGAGCCGGAGCCCTCCGGAAGCGGGCTCGGCGTCCGCCTGCGCGCCATCATCCTCCGGTGTCTGGAATACGATCCGGCACGGCGCTTCGCCTCCGCAGACACCCTGTGCGCGGAGCTCGAACGCCTGAAGGAGGACGGCGCCCCGGTGCCGGTCCCCCCTGGCAATCCCTATCGCGGGCTCCAGGCCTTCGAGGCGGAGCACCGGGGGTTCTTCTTTGGACGCGGAGCGGAGATCCGCGCCATCCATGAGCGGCTTCGCGCCCAGGCGCTGGTGCTCGTCGCGGGGGACTCGGGCGTGGGCAAGTCCTCGTTGTGCCGGGCGGGAGTGGCGCCGCTCGTCACGCAAGCGGGGCTCGAGGACGGTTGTGCATACACCGTGCTGTCGCTCATGCCCGGGCGCCGGCCCCTCACGGCGTTGGTCGCCGCGGTGGCGAGCCGGCTCGGCCTGTCCGAGGAGACGCTGGCCGCCCAGGTGCGGCGTGAGCCCGCGGCGATGGCACGGACCCTGCGCGCCGCCGGGCCCATGCGGGGCACCCTGCTGTTCATCGATCAGCTCGAGGAGCTGTTCACCCAGAGCGAGCCGGACGAGGCGTCCGCCTTCACGCAGGTGCTCGGGCACCTGGCCATCCTGGCCCGGGGGGTGCGCACGCTGGCCACGGTGCGAGGTGACTATTTCACGCGTCTGGCGGCGCTGCCGGGGCTGGAGGATGAAGTGGCGCGCGCCCTCTTCCTCGTCAAGCCGCTGGGCCCGGAAGGGACGCGCGAGGCCGTGGTCGGTCCGGCGCGCGTGACGGGCGTCGCGTTCGAGACGGAGGCCCTGGTGGACACGCTCGTGGCGTCCTCCGCCCACGCCCCGGGAGGACTGCCCATCCTCCAGTTCACGCTCGCCGAACTGTGGGATGCCCGCGACCGGGTGACACAGCACATCCGGGAGGCGTCGCTGGAGGCGCTCGGGGGCGTGGCCGGGGCCCTGGGACGTCACGCGGACGGAGCGCTGGCGGCGCTGGCCCCCGATGCGCGCCTGGCGGCTCGCGGCCTGCTCTTGCGACTCATCAGCCCGGAAGGCGCCCGGGTCCGGCGGACCACCGGGGAGCTCGGTGCGGAGACCTCCGCGAATCGCATCGCGCTGGAGGCCCTGGTCCGGGCGCGGCTCGTCGTGGTCCGGCAGGACGGCGAGTCGCACGTCCACGAGGTGGCGCACGAAGCCCTGCTCGCGGGCTGGTCCACCCTGCGCGGATGGCTTGAAGCGGCCCACCAGGAGCGGCAGCTGCTCGAACGGGTGAGGCTCGCCGCGGCCGGCTGGGAGCGCGCGGACCGCCCCGCCTCGGCGCTGTGGAGCCGGCGTGAGCTCGACGTGGTGACCGCGGCCGGCAACCTCGCGCTGACGCGGCGGGAAGCTGCATTCCTCAAGGCCTCGCGGCGGGCGCTCCGGCGCACCTTCGCGCGGCGCCTGGGGCTGGCGCTGGCCCTGCCCCTCACCGCGATGGTGGCGGGGGGAACGGCCTGGCTCAAGGGCCGCCACGCGCTGGAGCGCACCGTGCAGGAGCACCTGGATGAAGCCCGGGCGTCCATCACCGAAGCCCGGGCCCACCACTCCGCGGCGAAGGCCTCGCGCGCGGACGCCTTCCAGACATGGGACGCGCGAGGGGAGCGCGCCCTCACCGGTGCTCCGGCCGTGGCAGAGGGAGGGCCGCCGGAGGAGACCTGGGCCGAGGCACGAAAGAGCGATGGCCGCGCGGACGAGGCCTACCAGCGCGCCACGCAGGCGCTCGACACCGCCCTGCTGCTGGACGGCTCGCGGCGGGAGGCCCGCGGACTGCTCGCGGAGGTCCTGATCCGGCGCATGGAGCTGGCGGAGTGGTTCTTCCGTCCCGGACAGCGGCGCGAAGCCCTGCGCAGGCTGGCGAGCCTCGATGACGACGGCACCGGCCAACGCCAGCTCCTCGCACCGCCGGTCCTGGACCTCGCCACGGAGCCACCGGGCGCGGAGGTGCTGCTCCAGCACGACACGGGCGTGCCCGGAGCGCCCAGGCTGTCCGAAGGCATCTCCCTGGGCCCGACGCCCATCGCGTCGCACGCCCTCGCTACGGGCCCGGGGTCCTATGTCCTCACCTTCCAGGCGCCGGGCCTGACGCGCGCCGTCCTGCCGGTGGTGCTCGCATCGGGAGAGAACCTGCAGGCGCGCATCCCCCTGCCGCGGGCGGCCGACGTCCCGGAGGGCTTCGTCTACGTCCCGCCGGGCCGGTTCCTCTTCGGAAGTAGCGACGACGAGGCCCTGCGGCGCGAGTTCCTCCAGGCGCCCCCGCTCCGGCAGGTGACGACCGGGGGGTACCTCATCGCCCGCCATGAGGTGACGTTCGCCGAGTGGCTCGCGTTCCTTGAGGCGCTGCCACCGGACGAGCGGAGGCGACGGACGCCTGGCGTGCGTTCCACGGCCGGCGCGCTGGCGCTCACCCGGGAGACGGCGGGCTGGCGGCTCATGTTGCAGCCCACGCAGCACCCCCTCTCCGCGAGCAGCGGCGAGCCCATCCGTTACCCGGGCCGCGCCCACAGGGCCGTGCAGGACTGGTTGCGCTTTCCCATCTCGGCCATCTCGCTAGAGGACGCACGGGCGTACCTCGCATGGCTGGACCGCTCCGGGCGCGTTCCGGGAGCCCGGCTGTGTTCCGAATACGAGTGGGAGCGCGCGGCGCGTGGCGCGGACGCCCGCCTGTTCCCCATGGGCGACCTGCTCGCGCCGGACGACGCGAACTTCGATGAGACCTATGGCCGGCAACCGCTGGGCTTCGGTCCAGACGAGGTGGGGGCCCACCCTGCTTCCGCCAGCCCCTTCGGGGTGATGGACCTGGCCGGCAACGTCATCGAATGGGTGCGGTCGGTCCGCGAGCCCGGAGAGGCGGTGGCCCGCGGCGGGTCCTGGTACTACGACCGGATCTCCAACCGCTCCAATTCGCGCATGCCCAACGAGCCCTCGTCGAGGGACATCCGCATCGGCCTCCGCGTCTGCGCGCCCGCCCCGGTACCGCGACACGCCCCCTGA